One genomic region from Nilaparvata lugens isolate BPH chromosome 3, ASM1435652v1, whole genome shotgun sequence encodes:
- the LOC111054459 gene encoding integral membrane protein 2B: MTIITKPISEKKTDKLDQPLVVSIHTEYPCGNGDYPSAPEASPGAGGDANLFVARTCYTRTRRASSATTVCLFLTALMVMSFGVLSGIYLYRQFALAQMHRYRGRCRIPFEEVTNSAMFQQEDTKSLNTLNMLQKMSAAFANRFESQNQNLEDGKYFEESYIMDDNHEKLTTSFQGGKHNSFIYDFSSNETAIIDQDSKRCFVMPLDRAHVLPPKNLNDLLIKMRTGYYELDFSILRQSMRVVTPAISNRSRLGMYIQRDCTMFPIFKLEKIEESKVEKRNAEIEDNVFTVFNGQTTQFHIVNLHELDDYEQNVKGAQS, encoded by the exons TGCGGTAATGGGGATTACCCGTCGGCACCGGAGGCGAGCCCTGGCGCCGGCGGCGACGCGAACCTGTTTGTGGCGCGCACTTGCTACACGCGCACGCGCCGCGCATCCTCGGCCACCACCGTCTGCCTCTTCCTCACCGCTCTCATGGTCATGAGCTTCGGCGTGCTCTCCGGCATCTATCTCTATCGTCAGTTTGCACTCGCTCAG ATGCACAGATATAGAGGTCGTTGCCGCATTCCATTTGAGGAAGTCACGAACTCAGCAATGTTCCAACAGGAGGATACAAAATCATTGAATACTTTAAATATGCTCCAG aaaatgtctGCAGCATTCGCAAACCGTTTCGAGAGTCAGAACCAGAACCTTGAAgatggaaaatattttgaagagtcGTACATCATGGATGATAATCATGAGAAGTTGACTACATCTTTCCAAGGTGGAAAGCATAACAGTTTCATCTACGACTTCAGTTCA AATGAAACTGCTATAATTGATCAGGACTCCAAACGCTGTTTCGTCATGCCATTGGATCGCGCTCATGTCCTTCCACCAAAGAATCTCAACGATCTCTTGATTAAGATGAGGACTG GGTACTATGAGTTGGATTTCTCAATTTTGCGTCAGTCAATGCGTGTGGTCACTCCCGCCATCTCCAATCGCAGCAGGCTTGGAATGTATATCCAGCGCGATTGCACCATGTTCCCCATATTCAAACTGGAAAAGATTGAAGAGTCGAAAG TTGAAAAGAGGAATGCTGAAATCGAAGACAACGTGTTCACAGTATTCAATGGGCAAACAACTCAATTCCATATAGTCAACCTTCATGAACTTGATGATTACGAACAAAATGTGAAAGGAGCTCAGTCgtaa